One stretch of Halobaculum marinum DNA includes these proteins:
- a CDS encoding GAF domain-containing protein has protein sequence MDAVTAAIEAEETLTADGVPSVERARARIADGDVAGVVTAYDLPDGTGLDVVEAVREETAQTPCILFTDVSPMEIDTAQFGDAIVEYLNRDLPDAYDRLGFVAEDVLNHAAQVGFLAPDDEPERLAALAEYDVESLPVEDSFSRLTDLIASHFDAGVAFIGLIEREEENFLACHGADLDTLTREETICTHSMLQEDVMVVEDIRADRRFSENNSLEAMGIRSYAGANMTTPDGHVIGQVCLIDFEVRNYDEGEREELQDFAETAMEILELRRQVRDESAEDTEVPA, from the coding sequence TTGGACGCAGTCACAGCCGCTATCGAGGCCGAGGAGACACTCACAGCCGACGGAGTACCCTCGGTAGAGCGTGCGAGAGCGCGAATCGCCGACGGTGACGTCGCGGGCGTCGTCACGGCGTACGACCTCCCCGACGGTACCGGACTCGACGTCGTCGAGGCCGTCCGTGAGGAGACGGCGCAGACGCCGTGTATCCTGTTCACCGACGTCTCGCCGATGGAGATCGACACGGCGCAGTTCGGCGACGCCATCGTCGAGTATCTGAACCGTGACCTCCCCGACGCCTACGACCGCCTCGGCTTCGTCGCCGAGGACGTGCTCAACCACGCCGCGCAGGTCGGATTCCTCGCGCCGGACGACGAACCCGAGCGCCTCGCCGCCCTGGCGGAGTACGACGTCGAGAGCCTCCCGGTCGAGGACAGTTTCAGTCGCCTAACCGACCTCATCGCGAGCCACTTCGACGCTGGCGTCGCGTTCATCGGCCTCATCGAGCGGGAGGAGGAGAACTTCCTCGCGTGCCACGGTGCCGACCTCGACACGCTCACGCGCGAGGAGACGATCTGCACCCACAGCATGCTCCAAGAGGACGTGATGGTGGTCGAAGACATCCGTGCGGACAGGCGCTTCAGCGAGAACAACTCGCTGGAGGCGATGGGGATCCGATCGTACGCGGGTGCGAACATGACGACGCCCGACGGACACGTGATCGGCCAGGTGTGTCTGATCGACTTCGAGGTGCGCAACTACGACGAAGGCGAGCGTGAAGAACTCCAAGACTTCGCGGAGACGGCGATGGAGATCCTCGAACTTCGGCGGCAGGTACGCGATGAGTCGGCAGAAGACACCGAGGTGCCCGCATGA
- a CDS encoding DUF7504 family protein, with protein MSKAVSRQFLVDGLPIDGVEPGTSILLTGDDSKALEAAFYELVAPASDEHAAVLSTDTPGRSVKRSVDQVEAGAGDRTSVLAGTGRGSTDVQSVDDLGDLTGLGMAFSAMVTEAQQHSGNFRSGIMLCSSVCAAAADIRSVYRMLNSNFLPPLRRGDGVGVCALDTSAEIGSPSSSIVKGMSTSFTCHIRVESSGRDVTLDLSELGGPAQAKLSP; from the coding sequence ATGAGTAAGGCTGTGAGCAGACAGTTCCTCGTCGACGGGCTCCCGATCGATGGTGTGGAACCCGGAACGAGCATCCTGCTCACCGGGGACGACTCGAAGGCGCTCGAAGCCGCCTTCTACGAACTCGTCGCCCCCGCGTCCGACGAACACGCGGCTGTCCTCTCGACCGATACTCCTGGCCGGTCTGTGAAGCGCTCGGTGGACCAGGTCGAAGCCGGCGCTGGTGATCGGACGTCGGTGCTGGCGGGGACGGGCCGTGGCTCGACCGACGTGCAGTCGGTCGACGACCTCGGTGACCTCACCGGTCTCGGGATGGCGTTCTCGGCGATGGTGACCGAGGCACAGCAGCACTCCGGGAACTTCCGGTCCGGGATCATGCTGTGCTCGTCGGTGTGCGCTGCCGCCGCCGACATCCGCTCGGTGTACCGGATGCTCAACTCCAACTTCCTCCCGCCACTCCGTCGTGGCGACGGCGTCGGCGTGTGTGCGCTTGACACGAGTGCCGAGATCGGATCGCCGAGTTCGAGCATCGTCAAGGGCATGAGCACCTCGTTCACCTGTCACATTCGGGTGGAGTCCAGTGGTCGCGACGTCACACTCGACCTCTCGGAGTTAGGCGGGCCAGCACAGGCGAAGCTGTCCCCGTGA